CTGCCCGGCCAGGCTCGCCCACAGCGCCATCTCGCCCTGCCGCTGCAGCGCCACGCCCTCGGCGTCCAGCCGCCGGGTCACCACCATGTCCCGGTAGAGGCCCATCAGCTCCTCGTCGGTCAGGTCGACGGAGTACTCCACGCCGTCCTGACCGACCGACCGCTCGATCCGCTCGCCGTCCGGCGTCAAGAGCTGTACGAAGTCCGGTTGCTCCATGCTGTATCCCTCCGCTGCGATGGATCATCCTCCGCCGGTTGTCCGAGGCGCCACAGATCGTCGCACCGGTGACCGTGCACACAACGAATTCACATGCCTCCGGATGCCGAACCGTGTCCTCGGCCGGGTACTCCGGTCGAGACGACCGACTACCTGGAGGCGAAGATGTCCGATACCGACCCCGGCAGACCGATTCCGCCCGGCCCCGCCGGCGCCGTGCCCGCACCGATCGGCCCCGACACCGGCTCGACCGTCGCGGTGGCGAGCTACCCCGACTACCCGTCCGCGCAGCGCGCGGTCGACTACCTCTCCGACAACCAGTTCCCGGTGGAGCGGACCGCGATCGTCGGCACCGACCTGCGCCTGGTCGAGAACGTGCTGGGCCGGCTCACGGTCGGCCGTGCCGCGCTCGCCGGCCTGGCCAGCGGCGCCTACTTCGGCTTCTTCATCGGCCTGCTGCTCAGCCTGTTCACCGAGGGCTCCTGGCTCGGCATCATGCTCTCCGCCGTGCTGATCGGCGCGCTCTGGGGCGCGGTCTTCGGCGCGATCGCGCACGCGCTCACCGGCGGCCGCCGCGACTTCACCTCGCGCAGCTCGCTGCAGGCCGGCCAGTACGCGGTGACCACCACGCCGGACGTCGCCGAGCAGGCCCGTCAGCTTCTCGTCCGGCTGAACTGGCAGGCCAGCGGCGCGTCCTGAATCACTCATGGTCGATTCCGTGGTTCGGCGCCGCCGGATGGGTATGTCGGTGCGGGGACCTGACGCGCGAGGGAGGGGCACGGGCCACGGAATGACCAAGGATCAACACCACGAGGACGACAAGGAACGGCGGGTCTGGTCGAAGATCGACCTGGTGAAGCTCGCGGCCGGCACGCTCGCCGCGATCTCCTCCGCCGTGTGCGCGTCCTGGCTGGGCGTCACCGGCACGATCGTCGGCGCCGCGCTGGCCAGCGTGATCGCCACGGTCGGCCAGGAGCTCTACGCACACTCGCTCAAACACACCTACCAACGCCTTCGGGGGGTACGCCTGGAGCAGGCCCTCGCGGTCGTCGGCGCGACCACGCGCGTGGCGACCCCGGCCGGCCGTCCCGCACCCGTGCCGCGCGCGAGCGACGACACCGTCCTCCTGGACGATCGCGCCGACGCGTCCGGCACCCGGGACGACGCCGCCGACGGGCGCCGGGCCTCGGACCGCCCGGTCCCGGCCCGTGCGGCCGCGGCCGGCACGGGCATCGACTCCGCGTCCGGCTCGGGCTCGGGCTCCGCGTCCGGCTCGGGCTCGGGCTCCGCGTCCGGCTCGGGCTCCGGGCCGGCCTCCGGGTTCGGCACGGACGGCGGTGGAGCCGACATCGGCGCCTGCCCGGCCGGCCGTGACGGCGGGGCACCGGCCCGCGCCCGGTTCGCGGACCGGCCGGACCGGGACGACGACCGCGCCGGCCGGCGCGCCCACTGGGTCCGGCTGGGCCTGGCCACGGCCGCGATGTTCGTCTTCGCCATGCTGGCGATCTCCGCGTTCGAGCTGATGGCCGGTGACTCGCTGGCCGGCCTCTTCGGTGACGGCTCGGCGGGAGCCACCACGGTGCCGTTCCTGTCCGGCGACGGCGACCCGGCCCCGGTCTACACCCCGGAGCCGCCCATCTCGACCGTGCCGGTCGACCCGACCACCACGGCCACCGCGCCCGCCGAGGTGCCGCAGACCACGGCATCGGCGGACGCCCCGGCCACGGCCGACCCGGCGCCGAGCAGCGGGACCGGCCCGCAGCCCGAACCGACCACCGATCCGGTCACCCCACCGGACACCGGCGGCACCGGCGACATCCCGGCCGAGGAGGCACCGGCCACCGAGGGCTGAGCACCACACCGTCCCCGATCGGGGCGTCCCGCCACGGGATGCCCCGATCGCTGTGCGCGGACCCGGTCATCCGGCCCTGCCGGATGACCGCCTTGGCGGTCAGCGTGTCTTGCCGGTTGTCCGCCAAGGCGGTTATCCGGTCCCGCCGGTCAGCCGGTCCCGCCGGTCGCGCCGGTCGCGCCGGTCAGCCGGTCCCGCCGGTCGCGCCGGTCAGCCGGTTCCGCCGGTCAGCCGGTTCCGCCGGTCGCGCCGGTCAGCCGGTTCCGCCGGTCAGCCGGTTCCGCCGGTCGCGCCGGTCAGCCGGTCCCGCCGGTTATGCGGTCCCGCCCGTCAGCCGGTTCTGCCGGTCAGCCGCCATCCGGTCGGCCGGCCTCGGTGGCCGGTCTGCCGGTCAGGTCGGGCACCGTGGTGGTGACGGTGGCGTAGCGGCCGGAGCGGATCGCGCGGCCCAGCTCGACCAGCGCGTCGGCGACCGGCGGCGGGGTGCCGCCGGCGATCAGGTGGGCGCGGTAGCCGTCGTCGGACACGTGCACCGCGGTGACCTCCGGCCCGGCGAGCGCGGCCAGGTCACCGGCGGTCAGCGCGCGCGGGCCGGTCACGTCCAGGACCCGGCCGTGCAGGTCCCCGGTGCGGACCAGCGCGGCGGCGGCCGTGGCCGCGCAGTCGTCGCGCCGCACGTACGCGACCGCGCCGTCGCCGGTGTTCGTCACGTACCGGCCGGTGGTGCGGGCGCCGGCGAGCAGCCCCGGGATGCCCTCGGCGTAGACGGCATCGCGCAGGATCGTCCACCGTGGCGCGGTCGCGCGCAGATGCGCCTCGGTGGCCCGGTGCGCGCGGTGCAGCATGTCGGGCGGGCCGTCGCAGGCGACCAGCGACGTGTAGACCAGGTGCCGCACCCCCGCGTCCCGGGCCGCGTCGATCGCGGCCGTGTGCTGCGCGATCCGCCGCCCGGGCTCCCAGGCGTCCGTGCTGACCAGCAGCAGCCGGTCCACGCCCGCGAACGCGGCCGGCAACCCGGCCGGCTCGTCGAAGTCCGCCCGGCGCACGGTCACGCCGTCCGGGGCCGGGCACGATCCCGGCGTGCGCGTCAGCGCGACGACCTCGTGTCCCGCCGCGGCCAGCAGCCGGACCGCCGCACTCGCCAGCGCGCCCGACGCGCCGGTCACCCCGATGCGCATTCCGCCACCTCCTCGAAACCGGATTGCCGCACCGATCGTGCCGCCGCCATGATCTGCGCGGAAGAGGGCAGTCGGAAGTGCCCGAGGCACACGGGAGTAACCATGATGGACCTGCGCCTGCCACCGGACGTCCGGGTCACCGAGTCGATGCGCGAGCACTGCCCGCTGCGCGACACACTGGACCGGATCGGCGACCGGTGGACCGTGATCGTCGTGGTGCTGCTGCGCGACGGCCCGCGCCGCTTCACCGACCTGCGCCGCGCCGCCGCCGGCATCAGCCAGCGCATGCTCACCCACACGCTGCGCTCGCTGGAACGCGACGGCCTGCTCACCCGCACCGTCCATCCCACGGTCCCGCCGCGGGTCGACTACGAACTGACGCCGGCCGGCCGGTCGCTGACCGAGCCGCTGACCGCGCTGCTGCACTGGTCGCTGCGCCACCACGAGCACGTGCGCGCCAGCCGCGCCTCCTACGACGACCGCTGATCGCGGCACCCCACGCCGGCCACCGGCCCACCGTCCGCCTCCCGGCGTGCCGCCGGCGGCCCGCGAGACTCAGTCGGGTACGTGAACTTCGGGCGGGCCGCACATAGCCGTGCCGCGCGGCTGAGCCGGCCCCGCGACGCCCGGCGCGGCCGGGACTCCGGCCGAGGCCGCGACTCCGGCGACGGCTCATGTCCGTGCGGGCTCCGCGGGTCACTCGATACTTACGGAAGGTGACGTCTGAACCCTCGGCGGCTGCGGTGCGTGATCGACGGTAATGACCGCCGCAGCGGCCGCGCGTGCGTAACGCCCGCCGCCCGAACGATCAGGAGAGCGTGTGAGGCGTCGGAGCAGGAGGCAGCGCGGCTGGGGACGGCGGAGCGGCTGGGGACGGCAGAGCGGCTGGGGGAGACGGCGTACCCCGTGGGGGAAGGTCCTCGCCGGGGCGGCCGCGACCGCGCTGGTGCTCGGCGGCGGCGCGGTCGTCGGCGGCCGCATGCTGCTCACCGCCGCCACCGGCACCGTGACCCGCCAGGACCTGCTCGGCGACGCCCGCAAGGAGCGCGAGCGGGTCGACGTCGACGGCGCGAAGAACATCCTCCTGGTCGGCCTGGACACCCGGCCGGGCGAGGACGAGGGCGAGCCGGCCCGGTCCGACTCGATCATCGTGCTGCACATCCCGGCCACGCACGACCACGCGTACCTGGTGTCGCTGCCGCGGGACACGCTGGTGGAGATCCCGGAGTACGACAACGGCGAGGTGCCGTTCGCGG
This genomic window from Catenuloplanes niger contains:
- a CDS encoding general stress protein, whose product is MEAKMSDTDPGRPIPPGPAGAVPAPIGPDTGSTVAVASYPDYPSAQRAVDYLSDNQFPVERTAIVGTDLRLVENVLGRLTVGRAALAGLASGAYFGFFIGLLLSLFTEGSWLGIMLSAVLIGALWGAVFGAIAHALTGGRRDFTSRSSLQAGQYAVTTTPDVAEQARQLLVRLNWQASGAS
- a CDS encoding NAD(P)H-binding protein, which codes for MRIGVTGASGALASAAVRLLAAAGHEVVALTRTPGSCPAPDGVTVRRADFDEPAGLPAAFAGVDRLLLVSTDAWEPGRRIAQHTAAIDAARDAGVRHLVYTSLVACDGPPDMLHRAHRATEAHLRATAPRWTILRDAVYAEGIPGLLAGARTTGRYVTNTGDGAVAYVRRDDCAATAAAALVRTGDLHGRVLDVTGPRALTAGDLAALAGPEVTAVHVSDDGYRAHLIAGGTPPPVADALVELGRAIRSGRYATVTTTVPDLTGRPATEAGRPDGG
- a CDS encoding winged helix-turn-helix transcriptional regulator, translating into MMDLRLPPDVRVTESMREHCPLRDTLDRIGDRWTVIVVVLLRDGPRRFTDLRRAAAGISQRMLTHTLRSLERDGLLTRTVHPTVPPRVDYELTPAGRSLTEPLTALLHWSLRHHEHVRASRASYDDR